A single window of Metallosphaera hakonensis JCM 8857 = DSM 7519 DNA harbors:
- a CDS encoding extracellular solute-binding protein, with product MKGVSGKVVAGVIVVVVIIAAIAVIELTSKPTHVPSTTNVTTSTNTTSPVTSPPPLTNVTLTVVTFSGESANFIQYAGNLFHQEHPNVEVQVIQFPFSDYIDKELTALTDHSSQYDIIGFTSTSAQRVSPYLAPLNLNLSQVISAQEDFGGVIYNVTTGQKEIVGVSYETAVYLMAYRASIFENQTLANEFYSEYHVPFNPSDWRNWTEVIWADQFVTSHNLTQYGFLIDDHVQHGIIDAFPAVYGWYYIRNASLSNNSTGIPGFNIMFTGYIPSGMKFPVPSFNSTSGVEALQTYAQLVRYDPNPSQLQISYDNLPELMPQAAGAFLFTSQLSYLNSSVAQDTYLAPLPGGYAETGTDLLGVSKYSTHQQLAEEFLQFLVSPQVQELAFLKFGKFPVSEQAFQALIQNNSIPTYQREWLNATYHAALNAWANPPNIPPTYISLITDFNNQVYAYLTNPSMSPSQVLQTAAQQWATAVESYYGA from the coding sequence ATGAAAGGTGTCTCAGGTAAAGTTGTAGCTGGAGTGATAGTGGTTGTGGTAATAATAGCTGCCATAGCGGTAATTGAGCTTACTTCTAAACCAACTCACGTCCCATCTACAACAAATGTTACCACGTCGACTAACACAACCTCCCCAGTAACATCTCCTCCCCCCTTAACTAACGTCACCTTGACCGTCGTCACCTTTTCTGGAGAGTCCGCAAACTTCATACAGTACGCTGGTAATCTTTTCCATCAGGAGCATCCCAATGTCGAAGTTCAGGTAATTCAATTCCCCTTTAGTGATTATATCGACAAGGAGTTGACTGCACTTACGGACCACTCATCTCAATACGATATAATTGGTTTCACCTCTACATCGGCGCAGAGGGTCTCGCCTTACCTAGCTCCCTTAAACCTCAACTTATCACAAGTAATAAGCGCTCAGGAGGACTTTGGAGGTGTTATTTACAACGTAACCACTGGACAAAAAGAGATCGTTGGAGTTTCCTATGAAACTGCGGTCTACCTCATGGCCTATAGGGCATCAATATTCGAGAATCAGACCTTAGCAAACGAGTTCTATAGTGAGTATCACGTCCCATTTAATCCAAGTGATTGGCGAAACTGGACTGAGGTAATATGGGCCGATCAGTTCGTCACATCTCATAACCTAACCCAGTACGGATTTCTCATTGACGATCACGTACAACACGGTATCATTGACGCGTTTCCGGCAGTATATGGATGGTATTATATCAGAAATGCATCCCTTTCCAACAATTCAACTGGAATCCCTGGCTTCAACATAATGTTTACAGGATATATTCCATCGGGTATGAAATTCCCCGTACCTTCATTTAACTCCACATCTGGTGTGGAAGCCCTACAGACCTATGCGCAACTGGTGAGGTATGATCCGAATCCCTCTCAACTGCAGATAAGCTACGATAACTTGCCCGAGTTAATGCCTCAGGCAGCAGGAGCTTTCCTTTTCACAAGCCAACTTTCCTATCTAAACTCTAGCGTAGCCCAGGACACGTATCTCGCCCCTCTTCCGGGAGGTTACGCTGAGACAGGAACAGATCTTTTGGGTGTAAGCAAGTACTCCACTCATCAACAGTTGGCCGAAGAATTCCTTCAATTCTTAGTGTCTCCTCAAGTTCAGGAGCTCGCGTTCCTTAAGTTCGGTAAGTTCCCGGTCAGCGAACAGGCATTCCAGGCATTAATTCAAAATAACTCTATCCCCACTTATCAAAGGGAATGGCTGAACGCCACATATCATGCAGCCCTCAATGCCTGGGCTAACCCACCCAATATACCGCCAACGTATATTTCCCTTATCACCGACTTCAATAACCAGGTTTACGCCTATCTCACTAACCCCTCAATGAGTCCCAGCCAAGTTCTCCAGACAGCGGCACAACAGTGGGCAACTGCAGTAGAAAGCTACTACGGTGCCTAA
- a CDS encoding aldo/keto reductase has translation MNLCDKKISKIGFGTWKIGGGYWSADRTRDPHWIDLLRYVMDRGINLFDTAEMYGGGHTEELLAQALKQYDPEDFLVVTKVWNNHLAYEELIKSAKASLKRLGLKTIDLYLIHWPSPSVPIRESIRAMEKLVEDGVIRCIGVSNFDVTLVQEAMEASGKYQIEVNEIEYSYLKRDPEKELIPFLRRNGIKVIAYTPLGRGDVAKDKGIQEIANKYNSTPIQVALNYVARTAIPIPKASTKAHVDDIAGALEWDLRDEDYNFLASR, from the coding sequence ATGAACCTTTGCGACAAAAAGATATCTAAGATAGGTTTCGGGACTTGGAAGATAGGAGGGGGATATTGGTCTGCAGATAGAACTAGGGATCCACATTGGATAGATCTTTTACGTTATGTAATGGATAGGGGAATCAATCTCTTTGACACCGCCGAAATGTACGGAGGTGGCCATACGGAGGAACTGCTAGCTCAGGCCTTAAAACAATATGATCCAGAGGATTTCCTTGTTGTAACCAAGGTCTGGAATAATCACCTCGCCTATGAGGAGCTAATTAAGTCGGCTAAGGCTAGTCTGAAGAGGCTCGGTTTAAAGACCATAGACCTTTATCTTATACATTGGCCTTCCCCTAGCGTTCCCATCAGAGAGTCCATAAGAGCCATGGAGAAACTTGTGGAAGATGGGGTAATTAGATGTATAGGAGTAAGTAACTTCGACGTTACCCTAGTTCAAGAGGCCATGGAAGCCTCGGGGAAATATCAAATTGAAGTAAATGAGATAGAGTATAGCTACCTGAAGAGGGATCCAGAGAAGGAGCTCATACCATTTCTGAGGAGAAACGGTATAAAGGTAATAGCCTATACACCGTTGGGAAGAGGCGACGTGGCTAAGGATAAAGGTATTCAGGAGATAGCTAATAAATATAACTCAACCCCCATACAAGTGGCATTAAATTATGTAGCAAGGACAGCTATCCCCATACCCAAAGCCTCCACCAAGGCTCACGTTGACGATATTGCTGGAGCCCTAGAATGGGATCTTCGAGATGAAGACTACAATTTTCTGGCAAGTCGGTAA
- a CDS encoding AAA family ATPase, whose product MLSIEVTGIKGGVGKSTMAALLSLSLLRMGGDVLLMDLDPLGWSSYLLGIRGEGVLTSTHLDDSKEHWSDITFEDRRLRVIKMLGNGQKLDLALEDYLRNEAGIDQLKRVIASALKDSFQFIIIDSSLSSKNGTKTLEYLIRTIAKPSLHMRRLYVTDLNRISIETLLNNIVKEDVENLGVIINMVPPIPSHVEMAESYATMFKGVVSVIPFIENLFNIETLSPSSIPPQVMDLAGIVHKPVPDFLLIV is encoded by the coding sequence ATGCTTTCTATTGAAGTAACAGGGATCAAGGGAGGGGTAGGCAAGTCCACCATGGCAGCGTTGCTTTCCTTATCTCTTCTGAGAATGGGAGGGGACGTTCTATTAATGGATCTGGATCCATTAGGTTGGAGTTCCTATCTTTTGGGTATCAGGGGCGAAGGTGTACTCACTTCTACTCATCTAGATGATAGTAAGGAACATTGGTCTGACATAACGTTCGAAGATAGGAGACTACGAGTTATTAAGATGCTCGGTAACGGACAAAAGTTAGATCTGGCTCTTGAGGATTATTTGAGGAATGAAGCAGGAATTGATCAGTTAAAGAGGGTAATTGCTTCTGCTCTGAAAGATAGTTTTCAGTTTATTATCATTGACTCCTCCTTGAGCTCTAAAAATGGAACCAAAACCTTAGAATACTTAATAAGGACTATTGCTAAGCCCTCCCTTCATATGAGAAGGCTATATGTGACCGATCTAAACAGGATAAGCATCGAAACCCTTCTAAATAATATTGTCAAGGAGGATGTAGAGAATTTAGGCGTGATTATAAACATGGTACCTCCTATTCCATCCCATGTGGAGATGGCCGAGTCTTACGCCACTATGTTTAAGGGCGTGGTGAGTGTTATTCCGTTTATAGAGAATCTCTTTAACATTGAGACGTTGTCACCGTCCAGCATACCTCCTCAGGTTATGGACCTTGCTGGGATAGTTCATAAACCTGTTCCAGATTTTCTCCTAATTGTTTAG
- a CDS encoding ABC transporter ATP-binding protein, whose product MSIELKSISKSYRGIKALDSINLEIKKGEFFVILGPSGSGKTTLLRTVAGLERIDSGRILIDGKDVTEEPPHRRDLAMVFQNYALYPHKTVLENLIMPVEGKMNREEAVKLAGELASNLKIGDMLSRYPSELSGGQQQRVALARALMKKPSVFLMDEPLSNLDAIQRVSARKLIRDIQRENNITTLYVTHDQVEAMALADRIAIMNTGKVIQTGTPEEIYSNVKDRFVATFFGNPPMSLIDGSLLDLTGKIGVRPEDVEIGEGNVKGRVSDVEFLGDRYLVYISLGEEEVRAFYPYRLRGECSHAVILFDKYL is encoded by the coding sequence TTGAGCATTGAGCTCAAGTCAATAAGCAAAAGTTATCGAGGTATAAAGGCCCTAGACAGCATAAACCTTGAAATAAAAAAAGGAGAATTTTTTGTAATTTTAGGACCTTCCGGGTCTGGTAAAACTACTCTACTCAGGACCGTAGCAGGACTTGAGAGGATAGATTCGGGCAGAATCTTAATTGACGGAAAAGATGTTACAGAGGAACCGCCCCACAGAAGAGACCTAGCCATGGTTTTTCAAAATTACGCCCTTTATCCTCACAAGACTGTTCTTGAAAACTTGATAATGCCAGTGGAAGGGAAGATGAATAGAGAGGAGGCAGTTAAATTGGCAGGAGAGTTGGCTTCAAACTTGAAAATCGGGGATATGCTTTCGAGGTACCCCTCCGAGCTATCTGGAGGGCAACAACAAAGGGTCGCTCTAGCCAGGGCACTGATGAAGAAGCCAAGCGTGTTCCTTATGGACGAGCCGCTGTCTAATCTGGACGCTATCCAAAGGGTCTCTGCTAGGAAATTAATAAGGGATATACAGAGGGAGAACAACATAACAACGCTCTATGTTACCCACGATCAGGTGGAGGCGATGGCGTTGGCAGACAGGATAGCAATAATGAACACTGGCAAGGTGATCCAAACCGGAACTCCTGAGGAAATATACTCAAATGTCAAGGATAGATTCGTCGCCACTTTCTTTGGAAACCCTCCCATGTCCTTAATTGATGGGAGCTTGCTTGATTTGACGGGGAAGATTGGTGTAAGACCTGAGGACGTGGAAATTGGGGAAGGCAACGTGAAGGGAAGAGTTAGCGATGTGGAATTTTTAGGTGATAGATACTTGGTCTATATTTCCTTAGGAGAAGAAGAGGTCAGGGCATTTTATCCCTACAGACTTAGGGGGGAGTGTTCTCATGCAGTCATCTTATTCGATAAGTACCTGTAA
- a CDS encoding lactate/malate dehydrogenase family protein, protein MSKVGFVGAGKIGQTIAYSALVSGAVDEAVIYDIIPELPEKYEHELRHAFATKGIKVEVLGTNSLDDVSGMDLVVISAGKPRKPGMSRRDLFVDNAKIMIDLGQKLAPKNPGAIYLMVANPVDMMASVFMRYSKQFTISAGDQVETMRMRSYIAKKLKVPVTSVDGFVGGEHGEDAVVLWSTVKVKGKPVDEYNINKDEVSDYVKKIPGEIIRVIGGTTWGPGTIIADIIKSITLSENRVMSIATPKEYEKEIIHVSAPTVVGSSIGPSLESLLDEKDRWHLNSAMKDFYEAYKENLKQLEQALKA, encoded by the coding sequence ATGTCCAAAGTAGGTTTCGTGGGTGCAGGTAAAATAGGGCAGACAATAGCTTATTCCGCACTTGTAAGCGGGGCAGTGGACGAGGCCGTAATCTATGATATTATCCCTGAGCTTCCAGAGAAGTATGAACACGAGCTTAGACATGCCTTCGCCACTAAGGGGATAAAGGTAGAAGTTTTAGGAACGAATTCTCTTGATGACGTTTCTGGAATGGACTTAGTCGTGATTTCTGCAGGAAAACCAAGGAAACCTGGAATGAGCAGGAGAGATCTCTTTGTAGATAATGCTAAAATAATGATCGATCTAGGCCAGAAACTCGCCCCCAAGAACCCTGGAGCCATATATCTCATGGTGGCCAATCCTGTGGACATGATGGCCTCTGTCTTTATGAGGTACTCAAAACAATTCACCATAAGTGCAGGAGACCAGGTCGAGACAATGAGAATGAGGTCATATATAGCCAAGAAACTGAAGGTTCCTGTTACCTCTGTGGATGGCTTCGTTGGGGGAGAACACGGAGAGGACGCAGTTGTCCTGTGGAGCACTGTAAAAGTTAAGGGGAAACCGGTAGACGAATATAACATCAATAAGGACGAAGTAAGTGATTACGTAAAGAAAATCCCTGGGGAGATAATAAGGGTAATAGGAGGTACTACGTGGGGCCCAGGAACCATAATCGCAGATATTATCAAATCAATAACGCTCAGTGAGAACAGGGTAATGAGTATTGCAACTCCCAAGGAGTATGAGAAGGAAATCATTCACGTGAGTGCTCCAACTGTGGTTGGATCGAGCATAGGACCTTCCCTAGAATCACTATTGGATGAGAAGGACAGATGGCATCTTAACTCAGCAATGAAAGACTTCTATGAAGCTTACAAGGAGAACCTTAAGCAGTTGGAACAGGCATTGAAGGCATGA
- a CDS encoding IS1 family transposase has translation MNLVALAQLILLVLRNLNLKPRKHRPEEIAFALAAYVMGVQVTKLKIPPSTLYYYIKKLGIKRRKDARPRCPSCNSDRVVRNGSSRGKSKYRCKVCGRTFYGTASHRMSREQRERILKEYTNRMSLRGISKVEGRPLTTVYSLVKRAGLKAYVNLLILQAQLKAFRAKFAVLDESWTYVHVRRGPRRQNLWIWNALVDGVPFFVTGDRDYNTFRFLWSSLPKCEVHYTDAYSIYQVLDHHVVGKKYTHTAESYNSFCRSHLARLARDTKAVNRSRGMTDYSLALLNVMNPHVFSDEETPLNLAYLRGVQHIREHLI, from the coding sequence ATGAACCTCGTAGCCCTCGCACAACTTATACTTCTCGTTCTAAGAAATTTAAACCTTAAGCCCCGAAAGCACAGACCAGAGGAAATCGCCTTCGCCCTCGCGGCTTACGTGATGGGAGTGCAGGTCACCAAGCTCAAGATACCGCCCTCCACTTTGTATTATTACATCAAGAAACTCGGGATCAAGAGGAGGAAGGACGCGAGGCCGAGATGTCCGTCCTGCAACTCGGACCGCGTGGTCAGGAACGGTTCGTCAAGAGGGAAGAGCAAGTACAGGTGTAAGGTCTGCGGGAGGACCTTTTACGGAACTGCGAGTCACAGGATGAGCAGGGAGCAGAGGGAGAGAATCTTGAAGGAGTACACCAACAGGATGAGCTTGAGGGGAATATCCAAGGTTGAGGGAAGGCCCTTGACCACGGTCTACAGCTTAGTGAAGAGGGCCGGCTTGAAGGCCTACGTTAACCTGTTGATCCTGCAAGCCCAATTGAAGGCCTTCAGGGCGAAGTTCGCGGTTCTAGACGAGAGCTGGACTTACGTACACGTGAGACGCGGTCCTAGACGACAGAACCTCTGGATCTGGAACGCCCTGGTCGACGGAGTTCCCTTCTTCGTCACCGGCGACAGGGACTACAACACCTTCCGCTTCCTCTGGAGTTCTCTTCCCAAGTGCGAGGTCCACTACACCGACGCCTACTCAATCTATCAAGTCCTAGATCACCACGTCGTGGGCAAGAAGTACACCCACACCGCGGAGAGTTACAACTCGTTCTGTAGGTCGCACTTAGCTCGGCTAGCCAGGGACACGAAGGCCGTCAACAGGAGCAGAGGGATGACGGACTACAGCCTGGCCCTGTTGAACGTCATGAACCCGCATGTTTTCTCGGACGAGGAGACTCCCTTGAACCTGGCCTATTTGAGGGGAGTACAGCATATTAGAGAACATCTGATATAA
- a CDS encoding MFS transporter — protein MSEELNKKVAELTARVDRLPTIVLPISVILSLAFGYFIALYDVIDIGLAFSPTSLPYTGLTASQAPTVVSMGLFGYIPGAIILGYLADKLGRKPTLILTALLTGVGSLGNALSFNFLSFVVFRFITGMGIGGDLILVPVYLVEMVPAIKRASYFNLVYIAGWAGLGLGPFLASEIVLANPAIGWRVVFAVGATLAFIVLVIRSHASETVRMLALKGHIQEAEKVVTNMEEEAKRKTRIPELPPPSIFTYKVKKADPFAVFKNPVYRVRVLAVMLSIFFFYFGEYPYLTEYPLWTSSFLHYSGQLGNEITFLFGLAGIATFLGAIGLRFVVEKVRRAILVTFAYFVGMLLGVLIAVFGAIIRDIQLTFVGLLLTNFIGVGWSNQLNYLNGTENVPTYARATSFAFSDGFAHLGAAISTAIIFDFIPVLGNLQTWVLFQIPMVIMGLILIKVLPNTIGRSLESVNEAEAGT, from the coding sequence ATGTCAGAGGAATTGAACAAAAAGGTGGCCGAACTTACGGCCAGGGTAGATAGGCTTCCAACAATAGTCCTACCTATCTCGGTTATACTATCCCTAGCCTTCGGTTACTTTATTGCGTTATATGATGTAATTGATATAGGCTTAGCCTTTTCGCCTACGTCATTACCCTACACAGGTCTGACAGCATCTCAGGCCCCAACTGTTGTTTCCATGGGCCTGTTCGGCTATATCCCAGGTGCCATTATACTCGGATATCTAGCCGATAAGTTAGGCAGGAAACCGACCTTAATACTCACAGCCCTGCTCACGGGAGTGGGAAGTCTAGGAAATGCCCTGTCATTTAACTTCCTAAGCTTCGTAGTATTCAGATTTATAACAGGAATGGGAATCGGTGGAGATCTGATCCTAGTTCCTGTCTACTTAGTCGAAATGGTACCTGCCATAAAGAGGGCCTCTTACTTTAATCTGGTATATATAGCAGGTTGGGCAGGTTTGGGACTTGGCCCCTTTCTAGCTTCAGAAATAGTGCTAGCCAATCCAGCGATAGGATGGAGAGTGGTATTTGCAGTTGGAGCCACTCTAGCGTTCATTGTATTAGTTATAAGGTCTCATGCCTCTGAGACCGTGAGAATGTTAGCCCTCAAGGGTCATATACAAGAGGCAGAGAAAGTCGTTACCAACATGGAGGAGGAGGCTAAGAGAAAAACTAGAATACCAGAACTTCCACCTCCTTCCATTTTTACCTATAAAGTGAAAAAGGCCGATCCCTTTGCAGTTTTCAAGAACCCCGTGTACAGAGTTAGAGTGCTAGCAGTGATGCTGTCGATTTTCTTCTTCTACTTTGGCGAATATCCATATTTGACCGAATATCCCTTATGGACGTCGAGCTTCCTGCACTACTCTGGGCAATTGGGAAATGAAATAACCTTCCTGTTCGGTCTAGCAGGAATCGCGACTTTCCTAGGAGCGATAGGGCTTCGATTCGTGGTGGAAAAGGTCAGGAGAGCGATTCTTGTGACCTTTGCCTACTTCGTGGGCATGTTGTTGGGGGTACTAATAGCAGTATTTGGTGCGATTATCAGGGATATACAGTTAACCTTCGTAGGATTACTTTTAACCAATTTCATTGGTGTAGGTTGGTCTAACCAATTGAATTACCTCAATGGGACAGAGAACGTGCCTACTTACGCCAGAGCTACATCTTTTGCCTTTTCTGACGGATTTGCTCATCTAGGCGCAGCTATTTCCACTGCAATAATTTTCGATTTCATACCAGTACTGGGGAACTTACAGACCTGGGTTCTGTTCCAGATTCCTATGGTCATAATGGGACTCATACTCATAAAGGTGCTTCCAAATACCATCGGGAGAAGTCTGGAGAGTGTTAACGAGGCTGAGGCTGGAACATAA
- a CDS encoding ABC transporter permease subunit yields the protein MRYSYPYLVYVSVFGIIPFLGAFVLLGVNLRSAFSIFDLVPVGEIVVNTLIFSFCTALFSAIIGTILAITVDLVKRGSRLLSLLTMLPYTIPFTSSALIWTISLYGKYGWFSYIFHVPFDPLYLSTTSIWAVTGVSVWSSIPVSFLVILSSLRSIPREVREASLMDGLTISQFYAKVAVPMIGKAFWISFLLQFVLAMGNFDLPYVLTQGGPGYSSTTLPLLVFDEIFLTGNFSGGEVVASILGLMATLPSLALIFLFRSKRKKYLPSLNLRIPDPVFKGLLYALSAFILFLLDFPVYWMVLVAFRNASLDFRAPPVLLPTQITPSYFYTSIEGAVPYLITSAVVGILASIFTVFVSLPASYEASRKGMSWMLFLSIYLYSLPAASFIIPLYLLFTSIKLINTWWALILSTPIFTATFATWIFYNFYLDFPRAYDDAASVFGIKRKLTRLVIPLSRGAVFTVFLLSFVFNWHLLFYPLIFADTPYNMKFPPEGALTITVYALDAIGDQSLNWGLLASSALVAALPVMVITMIAVDRVLRGDQRSGVKFV from the coding sequence ATGAGGTATAGCTATCCTTACCTTGTTTACGTTTCCGTGTTCGGAATAATCCCATTTCTGGGTGCCTTCGTTTTACTGGGTGTGAATCTGAGATCTGCGTTCTCAATTTTCGATCTTGTCCCCGTTGGGGAGATAGTTGTTAACACGTTGATATTCTCCTTCTGTACTGCCCTATTTTCCGCAATAATCGGAACCATATTGGCAATAACAGTGGATCTAGTGAAGAGAGGATCAAGGTTGTTGTCCCTACTTACCATGTTACCCTATACTATTCCCTTCACTTCCTCGGCTCTTATTTGGACAATTAGCCTATATGGAAAATACGGTTGGTTCTCCTACATATTTCACGTCCCATTTGATCCACTCTACTTAAGTACCACATCAATTTGGGCAGTGACAGGTGTAAGTGTTTGGTCTTCCATACCCGTCTCCTTCCTTGTTATCTTGTCTTCACTGAGATCTATTCCCAGAGAGGTTAGAGAGGCTTCCTTGATGGACGGACTCACCATATCCCAGTTTTACGCTAAGGTGGCGGTTCCCATGATCGGGAAAGCTTTCTGGATATCCTTTCTTCTTCAATTCGTTTTGGCCATGGGTAACTTCGATCTTCCCTATGTGCTTACTCAAGGAGGACCAGGTTACTCCTCAACTACGTTACCCCTCTTGGTGTTCGATGAGATCTTTCTCACTGGGAATTTCTCCGGTGGGGAAGTCGTAGCCTCAATCCTTGGACTAATGGCAACTCTACCCTCCCTGGCCCTGATTTTCCTCTTCAGATCCAAGAGGAAGAAGTACCTTCCATCCTTGAATCTAAGAATACCTGATCCTGTATTTAAAGGGCTGTTATACGCCTTGTCGGCGTTTATTCTATTCCTCCTGGACTTTCCAGTGTACTGGATGGTTCTCGTTGCTTTTAGGAACGCTTCGCTGGATTTCAGGGCTCCACCCGTTTTGCTCCCTACCCAGATTACTCCCTCGTATTTCTACACTTCAATTGAGGGTGCCGTTCCCTATCTCATAACAAGTGCCGTCGTGGGAATATTGGCTTCTATCTTCACCGTATTCGTGTCCCTTCCCGCGTCCTATGAGGCCAGTAGAAAGGGAATGAGTTGGATGCTCTTCCTATCCATTTACCTCTATTCGCTCCCTGCAGCCTCTTTCATTATACCTCTTTACTTACTCTTTACATCAATCAAGCTGATTAACACCTGGTGGGCACTGATTTTGTCCACTCCCATATTTACGGCAACCTTCGCTACCTGGATATTCTATAACTTCTACCTGGATTTTCCTAGGGCATACGACGATGCGGCCTCAGTATTTGGAATAAAGAGAAAGCTTACTAGGCTGGTGATCCCGCTTTCAAGGGGAGCCGTGTTTACGGTATTTCTGTTATCCTTTGTATTCAATTGGCATCTCCTATTTTATCCATTGATTTTTGCGGATACGCCATATAATATGAAATTTCCACCAGAAGGCGCTCTCACAATTACAGTTTACGCATTGGACGCAATAGGTGATCAATCGTTGAATTGGGGACTTTTAGCTTCCTCAGCCCTAGTTGCTGCTCTACCGGTAATGGTAATTACGATGATAGCGGTGGACAGAGTACTTAGAGGAGATCAGAGGAGCGGAGTAAAATTCGTATAG
- a CDS encoding MFS transporter, protein MRSNYIGAYLSWVMDSYDLGAVVITATILEKVFYPTLGLLGAVLPIIFTVISRPLGGFLFGFFADLKGRKKALVITVLGYSLSIGLTGLIPPYAQIGVLAPLIVSSLRIVQGIFIGGDVSSSFTLAMESVSKWRGFLSGVMQSGTLLGFVLVDLLFTSLARTPGFFVSGWRYIFFIGVIPAILALVIRVKVSEPKIYVEAEKGNPTRGLSPLWQTILVMIGFWVMIYAGPQFIPVYLGQVLHLSPQTYGFLALIMNVIGIPAMMISGLLSDFLGRKTMGLAGVVIGLITATWFYLAGSPTIASLSVFGFGMNLASAISPSYLAERFKTFSRATGVGFSYNGAFIVAGFTQLFISQLSALTSVSHSAVIILGIGAVLAGVGLAVGPETLKVSALSS, encoded by the coding sequence ATGAGATCCAATTATATTGGAGCTTATCTCTCTTGGGTAATGGACTCCTACGATCTAGGAGCTGTAGTGATTACGGCAACAATTCTGGAAAAGGTGTTCTACCCTACGCTGGGTCTATTAGGGGCTGTCTTACCTATTATTTTCACGGTGATCTCCAGACCGCTCGGCGGATTTCTTTTCGGGTTCTTTGCTGACTTAAAGGGCAGGAAGAAGGCTTTAGTGATAACTGTACTGGGTTATTCCTTATCCATTGGTCTTACGGGGCTTATCCCCCCATACGCTCAAATCGGAGTTTTAGCACCCTTAATAGTATCTTCGCTGAGAATAGTTCAAGGAATATTCATTGGCGGTGACGTATCCAGTTCCTTTACTCTTGCCATGGAGAGCGTATCCAAGTGGAGAGGGTTTTTGTCCGGAGTGATGCAATCTGGAACCCTCTTAGGTTTTGTGTTGGTTGATTTGTTATTCACCTCTCTTGCAAGAACACCAGGATTCTTCGTCTCTGGGTGGAGATACATCTTCTTCATTGGCGTTATCCCTGCAATATTAGCTCTAGTTATTAGGGTAAAGGTTAGCGAGCCGAAAATCTACGTTGAAGCGGAAAAGGGAAATCCCACTAGGGGGTTATCCCCACTATGGCAAACAATCTTGGTCATGATAGGTTTCTGGGTCATGATCTATGCCGGACCTCAGTTCATTCCTGTTTACTTGGGGCAAGTTCTTCATCTCTCTCCTCAAACATACGGCTTCCTAGCTTTAATTATGAACGTCATAGGCATCCCTGCGATGATGATATCCGGCCTTCTATCGGACTTTTTGGGTCGGAAAACCATGGGTCTGGCAGGAGTTGTCATTGGTCTCATTACGGCCACTTGGTTCTACCTAGCAGGTTCGCCCACTATTGCCTCGTTGTCCGTTTTCGGATTTGGAATGAATCTGGCCTCAGCAATATCGCCCTCATATCTTGCTGAGAGGTTCAAGACGTTCAGTAGAGCCACAGGAGTTGGGTTCTCTTATAATGGGGCATTTATTGTAGCAGGATTTACTCAACTCTTCATATCTCAGCTCTCAGCTTTAACTTCGGTTTCTCATTCAGCAGTTATAATTCTTGGCATTGGAGCAGTGCTTGCGGGAGTTGGATTAGCAGTCGGACCTGAAACCCTAAAGGTCTCAGCTTTAAGCTCATAG
- a CDS encoding DUF4382 domain-containing protein, which yields MKAWIIGVVIVVLIIAGYFGYSYLNTGPVTVYAQDAPGLQVTLTITSIMLHKVNGSWVTVSNKTIIYTLSSNLTELISSRLPAGKYNEIFLYVKNASISVLGTPISIPSNVIKIHFVADKDLVIGPTENAQVIISFPHISTSSGSLIISPSITAEAIN from the coding sequence ATGAAAGCTTGGATTATAGGAGTGGTTATTGTAGTTCTGATTATTGCAGGCTATTTTGGATATAGTTATCTAAATACCGGCCCTGTCACAGTCTACGCGCAGGACGCGCCAGGCCTTCAAGTCACCCTGACAATTACATCCATCATGCTACATAAGGTCAATGGATCTTGGGTCACAGTCTCAAATAAGACTATTATTTATACCTTGAGCTCGAACCTCACGGAGCTTATTTCCTCCAGACTCCCCGCTGGTAAATATAATGAAATATTCCTGTACGTGAAGAATGCCTCCATCTCAGTATTGGGAACTCCTATCTCGATCCCCAGCAACGTTATTAAAATACACTTCGTTGCAGATAAGGATCTAGTAATTGGACCCACAGAGAACGCTCAAGTGATAATAAGTTTCCCACATATTTCAACCTCCTCCGGTTCATTAATAATCTCGCCCTCAATAACGGCTGAAGCCATAAACTAA